Proteins found in one Nitratiruptor sp. SB155-2 genomic segment:
- a CDS encoding sensor histidine kinase: MILDAKKYAFRYAILYTLIIGILLFVPLFVYTSLVLNINEAKNERDLKEVALKIVGKMEEYNNDGIFQYPRFAGYKSGLYDVNFHPVFSLLDFTPTAFSEGYHKQRTKRYYIVELPENLYFGAKYLIVSKEFDPWKIYRTSFLIGFGIVLILLLFSYIVLKNFSYPFEKVNQTLDNFIKDSMHEINTPLSIINVNIDLFTRKFGENRYLSRIKSAAKTLSNIYNDMDYLIKKDRIEYKNEKIDFSSFLQERVDYFQEIANLRKISLVAKIETDITIYMNRTKLQRIVDNTLSNAIKYSKERSCVKIYLKKVGDQAVLTIKDYGIGIENPKKIFERFYREDHDKGGFGIGLCIVQNIVQQEDIGLKVVSKPGKGTAFIYYFKLFV; this comes from the coding sequence TTGATACTTGATGCAAAGAAATACGCCTTTCGATATGCTATATTATATACTCTCATCATTGGTATTCTTCTTTTCGTTCCGCTGTTTGTCTATACATCCCTTGTTTTAAATATCAATGAAGCAAAAAATGAGCGTGATTTAAAAGAGGTTGCACTCAAAATTGTTGGTAAAATGGAAGAATACAATAATGATGGTATTTTTCAGTATCCACGTTTTGCCGGGTACAAATCAGGATTGTATGATGTTAATTTTCATCCTGTATTTTCTCTTTTAGACTTTACTCCTACCGCTTTTTCAGAAGGATATCATAAGCAACGAACAAAGCGATATTATATTGTGGAACTGCCGGAAAATCTCTATTTTGGGGCAAAATATCTGATAGTTTCAAAAGAGTTTGATCCATGGAAGATTTATAGAACGAGTTTTTTGATCGGTTTCGGTATTGTTTTAATTTTGCTTCTTTTTTCCTATATCGTCTTAAAAAATTTCAGTTATCCCTTTGAAAAAGTGAATCAAACTCTTGATAATTTTATCAAGGACTCAATGCATGAAATCAATACACCTCTTTCCATTATCAATGTCAATATCGATCTTTTTACGAGAAAATTTGGTGAGAACCGTTATCTTTCACGTATAAAATCGGCTGCGAAGACTCTGAGCAATATCTACAACGATATGGATTATCTGATCAAAAAGGATAGAATCGAATATAAAAATGAAAAGATCGATTTTAGCTCCTTTTTACAAGAGCGAGTCGACTATTTTCAAGAGATTGCAAATCTTCGAAAAATCTCACTTGTTGCCAAAATCGAAACAGATATTACTATCTACATGAACCGAACAAAACTGCAGCGTATTGTAGACAACACATTGTCAAATGCAATTAAATATTCAAAAGAGAGATCTTGCGTAAAAATCTATCTGAAAAAAGTTGGAGATCAGGCGGTTTTAACCATTAAAGATTACGGTATCGGGATAGAGAATCCTAAAAAGATATTTGAACGATTTTACCGTGAAGACCATGATAAAGGTGGTTTTGGAATAGGCCTTTGTATCGTACAAAATATTGTTCAACAAGAAGATATTGGACTCAAAGTTGTTTCCAAGCCCGGGAAAGGGACCGCATTTATCTACTACTTCAAACTTTTTGTATAA
- a CDS encoding response regulator transcription factor: MVLEDEYALRMSIEEFLIDLGFEVESFERGDELLDALYSANYDILLLDVKVPGINGFELLKELRESGNEVPAIFITSLTHVDDLSKGFELGCCDYIKKPFDLKELEVRLKNVLKRECFGANKEMVELPNNYTYDLERFELRQNGEVVSLTKQEKRILELLIKQRGSIVSIEQFCDEVWGEYVDPANIRVHITKLRKKIGKDIIKNVHGLGYKIDT, from the coding sequence ATGGTTTTAGAAGATGAGTATGCACTTCGTATGAGTATTGAAGAGTTTTTAATCGATCTTGGGTTTGAAGTGGAGAGTTTTGAACGGGGTGATGAACTTCTCGATGCTTTATATAGTGCAAATTATGATATTTTGTTGTTGGATGTAAAAGTGCCTGGCATCAATGGTTTTGAACTGTTAAAAGAGCTTCGAGAGTCTGGGAATGAAGTGCCTGCAATTTTCATTACCTCTTTGACACATGTGGATGATTTGTCCAAAGGGTTTGAACTTGGTTGTTGTGATTACATCAAAAAGCCATTTGATCTCAAAGAGTTGGAGGTAAGACTGAAAAATGTTCTCAAAAGAGAGTGTTTTGGTGCCAATAAAGAGATGGTTGAACTGCCAAATAACTATACGTATGATTTGGAAAGATTCGAACTGAGACAAAATGGAGAAGTTGTTTCCCTAACAAAGCAGGAAAAAAGGATTTTAGAACTTCTGATCAAACAAAGAGGCAGTATTGTAAGTATTGAGCAGTTTTGTGATGAAGTTTGGGGTGAATACGTGGACCCTGCCAATATCCGAGTCCATATAACGAAACTTCGAAAGAAAATAGGTAAAGACATTATTAAAAATGTTCATGGTTTAGGATATAAAATTGATACTTGA
- a CDS encoding cache domain-containing protein: MFKFKKWLIASIAILLIASSIFFYIFSLNVEKNLHEEIADTIKSYLDKILNKQKSQALTLAILLSQNEALKEALLDLDEAKGYEILSQSLQTLQQYTNIQGVRAQVIAKDLTIFARNWDKDFVGMPLDAFRKDLSSFKINKPKVAIETGRLLSIKATAPIKKGYKTIGYMEIISLFEPMTTEMRKLGIELIVLMHEKYLDVATLMRDNPVIGTYVISNRNYNKLIANNLTHEKLEKIVLQGYVYDGENLYFYHPMFNSVGENLGIFLIAINKEGIKKFQKYKDSLSFFLAFENDEFSDIIDIWEHPEGRFRSVYDRSVALFLGKNVDANLKKDFELELRDILKNYSKEELINIIVEKYRRTKKRGVIK; the protein is encoded by the coding sequence ATTTTCAAATTTAAAAAATGGCTTATAGCTTCTATCGCAATACTTCTTATCGCTTCTTCTATCTTTTTTTATATTTTTTCTCTCAATGTCGAAAAAAACCTACATGAAGAGATAGCAGATACGATCAAGAGCTACTTAGATAAAATCCTCAATAAGCAAAAATCCCAAGCTTTAACATTAGCGATACTTCTTTCTCAAAATGAAGCTTTGAAGGAAGCCTTACTGGATCTCGATGAAGCAAAGGGATATGAGATTCTGTCACAATCCCTTCAAACTTTACAACAGTATACCAATATACAAGGCGTAAGGGCTCAAGTCATTGCAAAAGATCTTACTATTTTTGCCAGAAATTGGGATAAAGATTTTGTTGGCATGCCACTAGACGCGTTCCGCAAAGATCTTTCCAGTTTTAAGATCAATAAACCTAAAGTTGCTATTGAGACGGGAAGACTCCTTTCTATTAAAGCAACTGCGCCTATTAAAAAGGGCTATAAAACGATTGGATATATGGAGATTATCTCCCTGTTCGAACCGATGACTACGGAGATGAGGAAATTAGGGATAGAACTTATTGTCTTGATGCATGAGAAGTATCTTGATGTAGCAACACTTATGAGAGACAATCCTGTAATAGGTACATATGTCATAAGCAATCGAAACTATAACAAATTGATTGCTAATAATTTGACACATGAAAAACTGGAAAAGATCGTGTTACAAGGATATGTGTATGATGGGGAGAATCTCTATTTTTATCATCCAATGTTCAATAGTGTTGGTGAAAATCTAGGCATTTTTCTCATTGCCATTAACAAGGAAGGGATAAAGAAATTTCAAAAGTATAAAGACTCCCTTTCATTTTTTCTTGCCTTTGAAAATGATGAATTTAGCGATATTATCGATATTTGGGAGCATCCAGAAGGAAGGTTTCGATCGGTGTATGATAGAAGCGTGGCTCTCTTTCTTGGAAAAAATGTGGATGCTAATCTAAAAAAAGATTTCGAATTGGAACTTCGTGATATATTGAAAAATTATAGTAAAGAAGAACTGATCAATATCATTGTTGAAAAATATCGTAGAACGAAAAAACGAGGAGTCATAAAGTGA
- a CDS encoding DUF3373 domain-containing protein — MKKWIALSAVAAMATMSFASGSANNDDLRAELEQLKQQINELKQAQAKINLKALKKQIREIKAHDAGDNIKWNVDFRTAYDVIGYKYASGTSSWNGIFTNRLWLGMAFAPTSNLVFKGLISYYKMYGQLPAPQQGFNYFDWIVNETPNPSGELRLKEAYWLYFGDSFLGADIPWTASFGRRPATDGLLASYREDQNPKSPLGHIINTEFDGASFKFNLENVTGVPGMYFKLCMGRGMTNANTRYAFGTLPDASYTKVNGWSNTDLAGFIFVPYDDGQYSVHTTAFKAFNLPGYFASQYVWDATLNTYMPDFTSFGLVQGGDMYGAAVSFLAQGIGDGINDFLDDTNAFVSFAWSKTLPGGTHVGTFNGGPYNGVTTNVPNAMLGSTDNKSGTSIYVGANFPVPMIDGSRMGLEYNHGSKYWRSFTYAEDTLAGSKLAARGDAYEIWFNKELIGRTLTAQVRYTYIDYKYSGSQSFFGEGGNPMTMNDIRGLQMLGYPVNAVDKAQDLRLYVRYRY, encoded by the coding sequence ATGAAAAAGTGGATTGCCCTTTCTGCAGTTGCTGCGATGGCTACAATGAGTTTTGCAAGCGGTAGTGCAAATAATGATGATTTAAGAGCTGAACTTGAACAACTCAAACAACAGATCAATGAACTCAAACAAGCGCAAGCAAAAATCAATTTGAAAGCATTGAAAAAACAGATAAGAGAAATCAAAGCGCATGATGCCGGTGATAATATCAAATGGAATGTAGATTTTAGAACAGCATATGATGTTATTGGGTATAAATATGCATCTGGTACAAGCAGTTGGAATGGTATTTTTACAAATAGACTTTGGCTTGGAATGGCATTTGCACCTACTAGTAACCTGGTTTTTAAAGGTCTTATCAGTTATTATAAAATGTATGGGCAGCTCCCAGCGCCTCAGCAAGGATTTAATTATTTTGATTGGATAGTAAATGAAACGCCTAATCCAAGTGGAGAATTGAGACTGAAAGAAGCCTATTGGCTCTATTTTGGTGATAGTTTTCTAGGTGCTGATATTCCTTGGACGGCAAGTTTTGGTCGCCGACCGGCTACTGATGGTCTCTTGGCAAGCTACAGAGAAGATCAAAATCCAAAATCGCCTCTTGGACATATCATCAATACAGAGTTTGACGGAGCAAGTTTCAAATTTAACCTTGAAAATGTAACAGGTGTTCCTGGTATGTATTTTAAACTCTGTATGGGCCGTGGTATGACAAATGCAAATACAAGATATGCTTTTGGTACTTTGCCAGATGCTTCATATACGAAAGTGAATGGATGGAGTAATACAGATTTAGCAGGGTTTATTTTTGTACCTTACGATGATGGACAATATTCTGTTCATACCACAGCTTTTAAAGCATTTAATCTACCAGGATATTTTGCGAGTCAATATGTTTGGGATGCTACTTTAAATACCTATATGCCTGATTTTACCTCTTTTGGACTAGTTCAAGGTGGCGATATGTATGGCGCTGCAGTAAGCTTTTTGGCGCAAGGAATAGGTGATGGTATCAATGATTTTCTAGATGATACAAATGCATTTGTTAGTTTTGCATGGAGCAAAACACTTCCTGGTGGTACGCATGTTGGAACATTCAATGGTGGTCCATACAATGGTGTCACAACAAATGTGCCTAATGCTATGTTAGGATCAACTGATAATAAATCCGGAACTTCAATTTATGTAGGTGCAAATTTTCCGGTTCCTATGATCGATGGCTCACGAATGGGTCTTGAATACAATCATGGAAGTAAATATTGGAGAAGCTTTACCTATGCCGAAGATACACTTGCTGGAAGCAAGTTAGCTGCTAGAGGTGATGCATACGAGATCTGGTTCAATAAAGAGTTGATCGGGAGAACTTTGACTGCACAGGTTCGATATACTTATATAGATTATAAATATTCAGGCTCACAATCATTTTTCGGTGAAGGTGGAAATCCTATGACAATGAATGATATCAGAGGTCTTCAAATGTTAGGATATCCAGTAAATGCTGTTGATAAGGCACAAGACCTTCGACTCTACGTACGATACCGATACTAA